The proteins below are encoded in one region of Oncorhynchus nerka isolate Pitt River linkage group LG15, Oner_Uvic_2.0, whole genome shotgun sequence:
- the LOC115143377 gene encoding host cell factor 1-like isoform X7 has translation MHRFWSQQSIARAVFTLQNVFWLHFGSINNRPDQNLSILFWNALLALFFSPSEEDMTFPGSMVSGTTGSTLQPRWKRVLGWSGPVPRPRHGHRAVSIKELMVVFGGGNEGIVDELHVYNTATNQWFIPAVRGDIPPGCAAYGFVCDGTRLLVFGGMVEYGKYSNDLYELQASRWEWKKLKAKSPKNGPPPCARLGHSFSLVGNKCFLFGGLANDSEDPKNNIPRYLNDLYTLELRAGSSVVGWDIPITYGVLPPPRESHTAVVYTEKESKKSHLIIYGGMSGCRLGDLWTLDIDTLTWTKPSVNGTSPLPRSLHSAITITNKMFVFGGWVPLVMDDVKVATHEKEWKCTNTLACLNLDSMAWESVLMDTLEDNIPRARAGHCSVSINSRLYVWSGRDGYRKAWNNQVCCKDLWYLETERPHAPSRVQLVRANTNSLEVSWGAVSTADTYLLQLQKYDIPAAAAATSPALTATSSLPGNLPKSPAAPSAQNLPHTAILKVAAPQSGTGTSLVTVRANQAVKSPVTVTSLPPGVRMMVPAQTAQGTPIGNSPQMSGMAALAAAAAATQKIPPSSGTGLNLPAGATLVKTMAVSPGSTTVKMSSPLMVSNPATRMLKTAAAQVGTATVSSPNRPIITVHKSGTVTVAQQHQVVTTMVGGVTKTITLVKSPLTMGGSGTLQISSLGKMISVVQTKPVQTSAVTGQASTNPLSQLIQTKGSLPAGTILKLVTSADGKPTTIITTSQAGGTGNKPTILNISSMSPTTTKQGTTIIKTIPMSAIMNQPGATVTSSTGKMPYTILTTKMMTTGTPGKIITTMPKLGTVTGQQGLTQVVLKGAPGQPGTILRTVPMGGVRLVTPVTMTSVKPNVTTLVVKGTTGVTTLGTVTGTVSSSLAGGSLASANASLATPITTLGTIATLPSQVINPTAITVSAAQACLTTVTTLSTSTMSVNQPTQVTLITTPSGVEAQPVQDLPVSFLASPTSEHPSTEAGDAPGTVTMVCSNPPCETHETGTTNTATTASANMSVCSNPPCETHETGTTNTATTASANMSVCSNPPCETHETGTTNTATTASANMSVCSNPPCETHETGTTNTATTASANMSVCSNPPCETHETGTTNTATTASANMSVCSNPPCETHETGTTNTATTASANMSVCSNPPCEIHETGTTNTATTSSTNMGGAMRATTSAYPGTATGNQGPENLRTGTTVAPATARSNMCSAQTGTVQSPKQPAVGLTVCSNPPCETHETGTTNTATQSSSGMGNGKTNTVQKVCSNPPCETHETGTTITPSQASSNMAGNQTGTVTVQGVCSDPPCETHETGTTNTATTATADGADGGTSSTETPSTTASGTTPATIQSRAITTVTQSTPAPGPSVPSISSITEGAAVSTEEPMQTDAATEGGDTAMETGLPPELMSEGQIGTGLSAEVLAVTAAAEAAAQAAATEEAQARAIQAVLQAAQQATMNEGDSGSDRQQTTTIPIVLTQQELAALVQQQQQLQEAQAQAQAQQQGHAQALPTEGLAPADSLNDPTSESNGHNEMAAAASSDVASLLPRTSTETLAPSSTFAVSSPANLQPAASLAEVANGIEGGKLYPQPAPIKTLVKKENQWFDVGIVKVTNMVVTHFFIPGDDSQVERSLLSRPVYQASPEHLVPSKSARARMVPTSPGSLLR, from the exons ATGCATCGGTTTTGGTCCCAGCAATCGATTGCACGTGCAGTCTTCACTTTGCAAAATGTGTTTTGGCTTCACTTCGGAAGTATCAACAATAGACCTGATCAGAACTTGTCAATATTGTTTTGGAATGCTCTTTTAGCTCTGTTTTTTTCCCCATCTGAAGAGGACATGACATTTCCTGGTTCAATGGTGTCTGGGACCACAGGCTCAACTCTGCAGCCACGATGGAAGCGGGTTCTAGGATGGTCTGGGCCTGTGCCCCGGCCAAGACATGGTCACAGAGCCGTTTCTATAAAGGAATTGATGGTGGTTTTTGGAGGAGGAAATGAAGGAATTGTGGATGAATTGCATGTCTACAACACAG CAACAAACCAATGGTTTATCCCTGCGGTTCGTGGTGATATTCCCCCTGGATGTGCTGCATACGGTTTTGTTTGTGATGGCACCCGGCTTCTGGTTTTTGGTGGAATGGTGGAATATGGAAAATACAGCAACGATCTCTATGAGCTACAG GCCAGCAGATGGGAATGGAAAAAGTTGAAAGCTAAGTCTCCCAAAAATGGCCCACCTCCCTGTGCTCGACTTGGTCACAGTTTCTCTCTGGTGGGCAACAAGTGCTTCCTGTTTGGAGGGCTGGCTAATGACAGCGAGGACCCCAAAAACAACATCCCTAG ATACCTGAATGATCTGTACACCCTGGAGCTTCGTGCTGGCTCCAGTGTTGTAGGCTGGGATATACCAATTACTTATGGCGTTTTGCCGCCACCTCGCGAGAGCCACACTGCTGTAGTGTACACAGAAAAGGAGAGCAAGAAATCTCACCTTATCATCTATGGAGGGATGAGTGGCTGTCGTCTGGGAGATCTATGGACTCTTGACATTG ACACCCTGACCTGGACCAAGCCATCGGTGAATGGCACATCGCCTCTGCCCAGGAGTCTCCACTCTGCCATCACCATCACAAACAA GATGTTTGTTTTTGGGGGATGGGTCCCCCTAGTTATGGATGACGTGAAGGTGGCAACACATGAGAAAGAATGGAAGTGCACAAACACTCTGGCCTGCCTAAATCTTG ACTCCATGGCTTGGGAATCAGTGTTGATGGATACCTTGGAGGATAATATCCCCAGGGCCCGGGCAGGACATTGTTCTGTGTCCATCAACTCTAGGTTGTATGTCTGGAGTGGCCGTGACGGTTACCGTAAAGCATGGAACAACCAAGTCTGCTGTAAAGACCTCTGGTACCTTGAGACAG AGAGGCCACACGCTCCCTCGAGAGTGCAGCTTGTCCGTGCCAACACCAACTCCCTGGAGGTGAGCTGGGGCGCTGTGTCCACTGCAGACACCTACCTGCTGCAGCTGCAGAAGTACGACATCCCAGCTGCCGCTGCTGCCACCTCCCCGGCCCTCACCGCCACCTCTTCTCTACCAGGGAACTTGCCCAAAAGCCCAGCGGCTCCCTCTGCTCAGAACCTACCACACACAG CCATCTTGAAGGTTGCAGCCCCTCAGTCTGGCACAGGTACCTCCCTTGTCACTGTGCGAGCCAACCAGGCTGTGAAATCCCCTGTCACTGTGACATCACTTCCTCCAGGGGTTCGGATGATGGTTCCTGCCCAGACTGCCCAAGGAACG CCAATCGGCAATAGCCCTCAGATGAGTGGCATGGCAGCTTTGGCTGCAGCTGCAGCAGCAACACAAAAGATCCCGCCCTCTTCAGGCACTGGGCTCAACCTTCCAGCAGGTGCCACCCTTGTCAAAACGATGGCTGTCTCCCCTGGCTCCACCACAGTCAAAATGTCATCTCCTCTCATG GTCAGTAACCCAGCCACTCGCATGCTGAAGACTGCTGCAGCTCAGGTGGGCACAGCGACTGTATCATCGCCCAACCGACCCATCATCACTGTGCACAAGTCAGGCACGGTCACCGTAGCCCAGCAACACCAGGTGGTTACCACCATGGTGGGAGGAGTCACCAAGACAATCACCCTGGTCAAGAGCCCCCTTACTATGGGAGGCAGCGGCACTCTG CAGATCTCCAGCCTTGGCAAGATGATATCTGTGGTACAAACCAAGCCAGTGCAGACATCAGCTGTTACAGGCCAGGCTTCCACTAACCCTCTATCACAGCTCATACAG ACTAAGGGTTCTCTCCCTGCTGGCACCATACTGAAGCTGGTGACTTCAGCAGATGGCAagcccaccaccatcatcaccacgtCCCAGGCAGGGGGCACAGGGAACAAACCCACCATCCTGAACATCAGCAGCATGTCGCCCACCACAACCAAACAGGGCACCACCATCATCAAGACCATCCCTATGTCTGCTATTATGAACCAGCCTGGAGCCACAG TGACCAGCAGCACAGGGAAGATGCCCTATACCATTCTCACCACCAAGATGATGACCACTGGCACTCCAGGCAAAATCATCACTACCATGCCTaagcttggcactgtaactggcCAACAGGGGCTGACACAG GTGGTTTTGAAGGGCGCTCCGGGCCAACCTGGCACCATTCTGCGCACTGTACCCATGGGTGGAGTCCGACTCGTCACCCCGGTTACGATGACTTCTGTCAAGCCCAATGTAACTACACTGGTCGTCAAGGGAACAACTG GTGTCACCACCCTGGGGACAGTCACAGGCACAGTCTCCTCCAGCCTGGCAGGGGGCAGTTTAGCCAGTGCCAATGCCTCTCTGGCAACTCCCATCACCACCCTGGGCACCATTGCCACCCTGCCCAGCCAAGTCATCAACCCTACGGCCATCACTGTGTCAGCGGCCCAGGCCTGTCTGACCACAGTCACTACCCTGTCCACCTCCACCATG TCGGTGAACCAGCCAACCCAGGTGACTCTCATCACCACCCCCAGCGGGGTTGAGGCCCAGCCAGTGCAGGACCTGCCTGTGTCCTTCCTGGCCTCACCCACCTCTGAGCATCCCTCCACTGAGGCCGGGGATGCCCCTGGTACTGTCACTATGGTCTGCTCCAACCCACCCTGTGAGACCCACGAGACAGGAACCACCAACACAGCCACCACTGCGTCTGCTAACATGTCAGTCTGCTCCAACCCTCCCTGTGAGACCCACGAGACTGGAACCACCAACACAGCCACCACTGCGTCTGCTAACATGTCAGTCTGCTCCAACCCTCCCTGTGAGACCCACGAGACTGGAACCACCAACACAGCCACCACTGCGTCTGCTAACATGTCAGTCTGCTCCAACCCTCCCTGTGAGACCCACGAGACTGGAACCACCAACACAGCCACCACTGCGTCTGCTAACATGTCAGTCTGCTCCAACCCTCCCTGTGAGACCCACGAGACTGGAACCACCAACACAGCCACCACTGCGTCTGCTAACATGTCAGTCTGCTCCAACCCTCCCTGTGAGACCCACGAGACTGGAACCACCAACACAGCCACCACTGCGTCTGCTAACATGTCAGTCTGCTCCAACCCTCCCTGTGAGATCCACGAGACTGGAACCACCAACACCGCAACAACCTCTTCCACCAACATGGGAGGGGCCATGAGG GCAACCACCTCTGCTTACCCCGGAACCGCCACAGGCAACCAGGGACCAGAGAACCTGCGCACCGGAACCACCGTCGCCCCCGCCACAGCACGCTCTAACATGTGCTCAGCCCAGACCGGCACTGTGCAGAGTCCCAAGCAGCCAGCCGTGGGCCTTACAGTTTGCTCTAACCCACCCTGCGAGACACATGAAACGGGCACAACCAACACTGCCACTCAGTCCTCGTCCGGCATGGGTAACGGGAAGACCAACACTGTGCAGAAAGTGTGCTCAAATCCACCCTGCGAGACCCACGAAACGGGGACCACCATCACCCCATCCCAGGCCAGTTCCAACATGGCTGGGAACCAGACAGGAACAGTGACGGTGCAGGGGGTGTGTTCAGACCCCCCCTGTGAAACCCACGAGACTGGCACCACCAACACGGCAACTACTGCCACAG CAGATGGAGCAGACGGTGGCACCAGCAGTACAGAGACTCCCTCCACTACTGCATCAGGAACAACCCCAGCCACCATCCAGAGCAGAGCGATCACTACTGTGACCCAGTCCACACCAGCCCCAGGGCCCTCAGTACCT TCCATTTCTTCGATCACTGAGGGTGCAGCAGTTTCCACAGAAGAGCCCATGCAGACTGATGCGGCCACAGAGGGGGGAGACACCGCTATGGAGACTGGGCTGCCCCCAGAGCTGATGTCAGAGGGACAGATAGGAACAGGTCTGTCTGCAGAGGTGCTGGCTGTGACTGCAGCAGCGGAGGCAGCAGCACAGGCTGCAGCCACTGAGGAGGCCCAGGCCCGGGCCATCCAGGCAGTTCTCCAGGCAGCACAGCAGGCCACCATGA ACGAGGGTGATTCTGGCTCGGACAGACAGCAGACCACCACAATCCCCATCGTTCTGACCCAGCAAGAGCTGGCAGCCCTggtccagcagcagcagcagctccagGAAGCTCAGGCCCAGGCTCAGGCCCAGCAGCAAGGACACGCCCAAGCCCTGCCCACTGAGGGCCTGGCCCCCGCAGACAGCCTGAATGACCCCACGTCTGAGAGCAATGGACACAATGAGATGGCTGCAGCCGCTTCCAGCGATGTGGCATCACTGCTGCCGCGCACCTCCACGGAGA CCCTGGCCCCCTCAAGCACATTTGCTGTTTCCAGTCCAGCCAACCTGCAACCTGCAGCTTCTCTAGCAGAGGTGGCCAATGGCATCGAGGGCGGG AAGCTATACCCTCAACCAGCCCCTATCAAGACACTTGTAAAAAAAGAGAACCAGTGGTTCGATGTTGGAATCGTTAAGGTGACAAACATGGTGGTCACACACTTCTTCATCCCAGGGGATGATTCTCAAGTAGAG